One Pseudomonas entomophila genomic window carries:
- a CDS encoding TraR/DksA family transcriptional regulator, which produces MTKEQLLAMSADDYMNAEQLAFFTALLQAMKVETHERIELSRTSIESLDSPSDPADVASVEEERTWLVNAIDRDQRLLPQLEMALDRIADESFGWCDDSGEPIGLKRLLISPTTKYCIEAQERHEQLDRHQRQI; this is translated from the coding sequence ATGACCAAGGAACAGTTGCTGGCCATGTCGGCCGATGACTACATGAACGCTGAACAGCTCGCGTTTTTCACCGCGCTGCTGCAGGCGATGAAAGTCGAAACCCACGAGCGCATCGAACTTAGCCGCACCTCCATCGAAAGCTTGGACAGCCCATCGGATCCGGCTGACGTGGCTTCGGTCGAGGAAGAGCGCACCTGGCTGGTCAACGCCATCGACCGCGACCAGCGCCTGCTGCCGCAGTTGGAGATGGCCCTGGACCGCATTGCTGACGAAAGCTTCGGCTGGTGTGACGACAGCGGCGAGCCGATCGGCTTGAAGCGCCTGCTGATCAGCCCGACCACCAAGTACTGCATCGAAGCCCAGGAGCGTCACGAGCAGCTCGACCGCCACCAGCGGCAGATCTGA
- a CDS encoding enoyl-CoA hydratase, producing MAFETILLDIHGKVGLITLNRPQALNALNAQIVGEINQALDQLERDPNIGCVVLTGSAKAFAAGADIKEMAELQYPQIYVDDLFSDADRIANRRKPIIAAVSGFALGGGCELAMMCDFILAADNAKFGQPEINLGVLPGMGGTQRLTRAVGKAKAMELCLTGRLMGAEEAERAGLVARIVPQAELVEEALKVAATIAGKSIPVSMMVKESVNRAFEVTLSEGVRFERRVFHAAFATEDQKEGMAAFIAKREAQFKDR from the coding sequence ATGGCATTCGAAACCATTCTGTTGGATATCCACGGCAAGGTCGGCCTGATCACCCTCAACCGCCCCCAGGCGCTGAACGCCCTGAACGCGCAGATTGTCGGCGAGATCAATCAGGCCCTGGACCAGCTCGAGCGTGACCCGAACATCGGCTGCGTGGTGCTGACCGGTTCCGCCAAGGCCTTCGCCGCCGGCGCCGACATCAAGGAAATGGCCGAGTTGCAATACCCGCAGATCTACGTCGACGACCTGTTCAGCGACGCCGACCGCATCGCCAACCGGCGCAAGCCGATCATCGCGGCGGTGTCCGGTTTTGCCCTGGGCGGCGGCTGCGAGCTGGCGATGATGTGCGATTTCATCCTCGCCGCCGACAATGCCAAGTTCGGCCAGCCGGAAATCAACCTGGGCGTGCTGCCGGGCATGGGCGGCACCCAGCGTCTGACCCGCGCTGTGGGCAAGGCCAAGGCCATGGAGCTGTGCCTGACCGGTCGCCTGATGGGCGCTGAAGAGGCGGAGCGCGCAGGCCTGGTGGCGCGGATCGTGCCGCAGGCCGAGCTGGTGGAGGAGGCACTGAAGGTGGCCGCGACCATCGCCGGCAAGTCGATCCCGGTGAGCATGATGGTCAAGGAGAGCGTCAACCGCGCCTTCGAGGTGACCTTGAGCGAAGGCGTGCGCTTCGAGCGTCGGGTATTCCATGCCGCGTTCGCCACCGAAGATCAGAAGGAAGGGATGGCGGCGTTCATCGCCAAGCGCGAGGCGCAGTTCAAGGACCGTTGA
- a CDS encoding acyl-CoA dehydrogenase, translating into MLVTEEQQQIADAVRAFAQERLKPFAEQWDKAHRFPKEAIEEMAELGLFGMLVPEQYGGSDTGYVAYAMALEEIAAGDGACSTIMSVHNSVGCVPILKFGTEAQKQQFLAPLASGAMLGAFALTEPQAGSDASSLKTRARLDGDHYVLNGSKQFITSGQNAAVVIVFAVTDPDAGKRGITAFIVPTDAPGYQVARVEDKLGQHASDTCQIVFDNVRVPVANRLGEEGQGYKIALANLEGGRIGIASQSVGMARAAFEVARDYANERQSFGKPLIEHQAVAFRLADMATKIAVARQMVLHAAALRDAGRPALVEASMAKLFASEMAEKVCSDALQTLGGYGYLSDFPLERIYRDVRVCQIYEGTSDIQRMVIARNL; encoded by the coding sequence ATGCTGGTAACTGAAGAGCAACAACAGATCGCCGATGCCGTGCGGGCGTTCGCTCAGGAACGGCTGAAACCGTTCGCCGAGCAGTGGGACAAGGCGCATCGCTTCCCCAAGGAGGCCATCGAGGAGATGGCCGAACTCGGCCTGTTCGGCATGCTGGTGCCAGAACAGTATGGCGGCAGCGACACCGGCTATGTGGCCTATGCCATGGCCCTGGAAGAGATCGCCGCTGGCGACGGTGCATGCTCGACCATCATGAGCGTACACAACTCGGTGGGCTGCGTGCCGATCCTCAAGTTCGGTACTGAGGCGCAGAAGCAGCAGTTCCTGGCGCCACTGGCCAGTGGCGCGATGCTCGGCGCGTTCGCCCTGACCGAGCCCCAGGCCGGCTCCGACGCCAGCAGCCTGAAAACCCGTGCCCGTCTGGACGGTGACCACTATGTGCTCAACGGCAGCAAGCAGTTCATCACTTCCGGGCAGAATGCCGCAGTGGTGATCGTCTTCGCCGTCACCGACCCGGACGCCGGCAAGCGTGGCATCACAGCGTTCATCGTGCCCACCGATGCACCGGGTTACCAGGTGGCGCGGGTCGAGGACAAGCTCGGCCAGCACGCCTCCGACACTTGCCAGATCGTCTTCGACAACGTGCGGGTGCCGGTGGCCAATCGCCTGGGCGAAGAAGGGCAGGGCTACAAGATCGCCCTGGCCAACCTCGAAGGCGGGCGCATCGGCATCGCCTCGCAGTCGGTGGGCATGGCCCGCGCCGCTTTCGAGGTGGCCCGTGATTATGCCAACGAGCGCCAGAGCTTCGGCAAGCCGCTGATCGAGCATCAGGCCGTGGCCTTCCGCCTGGCCGACATGGCGACCAAGATCGCCGTGGCCCGGCAGATGGTGCTGCACGCCGCGGCGTTGCGCGATGCCGGGCGTCCGGCGTTGGTGGAAGCCTCGATGGCCAAGCTTTTTGCCTCGGAAATGGCCGAAAAGGTCTGCTCGGATGCCTTGCAGACCCTGGGCGGTTATGGCTATCTGAGCGACTTCCCGCTGGAGCGGATCTACCGCGATGTGCGGGTTTGCCAGATCTACGAAGGCACCAGCGACATTCAGCGCATGGTCATTGCGCGCAATCTTTGA
- a CDS encoding acetyl-CoA C-acyltransferase, with product MSLNHDPIVIVSAVRTPMGGLQGDLKSLTAPQLGSAAIRAAVERAGIDAASVEQVLFGCVLPAGQGQAPARQAALGAGLDKHTTCTTLNKMCGSGMQAAIMAHDQLLAGSADVIVAGGMESMTNAPYLLDKARGGYRMGHGKIIDHMFMDGLEDAYDKGRLMGTFAEDCAQKGDFSREAQDAFAIASLTRAQEAIKSGRFAAEIVPVEVTEGKETRVIKDDEQPPKARLDKIAQLKPAFREGGTVTAANSSSISDGAAALVLMRRSEAQKRGLKPLAVIHGHAAFADTPALFPTAPIGAIDKLLKRTGWSLAEVDLFEINEAFAVVTLAAMKQLDLPHDKVNIHGGACALGHPIGASGARILVTLLSALRQNNLRRGVAAICIGGGEATAMAVECLY from the coding sequence ATGAGCCTGAACCACGATCCTATTGTCATTGTCAGCGCCGTGCGCACGCCCATGGGCGGCCTGCAGGGCGACCTCAAGAGCCTGACCGCGCCGCAACTGGGCAGCGCGGCGATACGCGCCGCCGTCGAGCGCGCCGGCATCGATGCGGCCAGTGTCGAGCAGGTGCTGTTCGGCTGCGTGCTGCCGGCCGGGCAGGGCCAGGCACCGGCGCGCCAGGCTGCGCTGGGTGCCGGCCTGGACAAGCACACCACCTGTACCACCTTGAACAAGATGTGCGGCTCGGGCATGCAGGCCGCGATCATGGCCCACGACCAGTTGCTGGCCGGTAGCGCCGACGTGATCGTCGCCGGTGGCATGGAAAGCATGACCAACGCCCCGTACCTGCTGGACAAGGCCCGTGGCGGCTACCGCATGGGCCACGGCAAGATCATCGACCACATGTTCATGGACGGCTTGGAAGACGCCTACGACAAGGGCCGCCTGATGGGCACCTTCGCCGAGGATTGCGCGCAGAAGGGCGACTTCAGCCGCGAAGCCCAGGACGCTTTTGCCATCGCTTCGCTGACTCGCGCCCAAGAGGCGATCAAAAGTGGCCGTTTCGCCGCCGAGATCGTTCCGGTAGAAGTCACCGAGGGCAAGGAGACGCGTGTCATCAAGGACGACGAGCAACCGCCCAAGGCGCGCCTGGACAAGATTGCGCAGCTCAAGCCGGCCTTCCGTGAAGGCGGCACCGTCACGGCGGCCAACTCCAGCTCCATTTCCGATGGTGCTGCGGCGCTGGTGCTGATGCGCCGTTCCGAAGCCCAGAAGCGTGGCCTCAAGCCGCTGGCTGTGATCCATGGCCATGCAGCCTTCGCCGACACCCCGGCGCTGTTCCCCACCGCCCCGATCGGTGCCATCGACAAGCTGCTCAAGCGCACCGGCTGGAGCTTGGCCGAGGTGGACCTGTTCGAGATCAACGAAGCGTTCGCCGTGGTCACCCTGGCGGCGATGAAGCAGCTCGACCTGCCCCACGACAAGGTGAACATCCATGGGGGGGCCTGTGCCCTGGGCCACCCGATCGGCGCTTCCGGCGCGCGCATCCTCGTGACCCTGCTGTCGGCCCTGCGCCAGAACAACCTGCGCCGTGGCGTGGCGGCCATCTGCATCGGCGGTGGCGAAGCGACCGCCATGGCGGTCGAGTGCCTGTACTGA
- a CDS encoding SDR family NAD(P)-dependent oxidoreductase codes for MHIANKHFIVSGAASGLGAATAQMLIEAGAKVMLVDLNAAAVEAKAAELGVNARFAVADISDEQAAKAAVDAAVSAFGSLHGLVNCAGIVGAEKVLGKNGPHALGSFAKVINVNLIGSFNLLRLAAAAMAEGQADEGGERGVIINTASIAAYDGQIGQAAYAASKGAIASLTLPAARELARFGIRVMTIAPGIFETPMMAGMTEEVRASLSAGVPFPPRLGRPQEYAALARHIIENSMLNGEVIRLDGALRMAAK; via the coding sequence ATGCACATTGCAAACAAACACTTCATCGTCAGCGGCGCGGCCTCGGGCCTGGGCGCCGCTACCGCGCAGATGCTCATCGAGGCCGGCGCCAAGGTCATGCTGGTCGACCTCAATGCCGCCGCTGTCGAGGCCAAGGCCGCCGAGCTGGGCGTCAACGCCCGCTTCGCCGTGGCCGACATCAGCGACGAACAGGCCGCCAAGGCGGCGGTCGATGCTGCCGTCAGCGCCTTCGGCAGCCTGCACGGGCTGGTCAACTGCGCCGGCATCGTCGGCGCCGAGAAGGTCCTGGGCAAGAACGGCCCGCACGCCCTGGGCAGCTTCGCCAAGGTCATCAACGTCAACCTGATCGGCAGCTTCAACCTGCTGCGCCTGGCTGCCGCGGCCATGGCCGAAGGCCAGGCGGACGAGGGCGGCGAGCGTGGCGTGATCATCAATACCGCCTCCATCGCCGCCTACGATGGCCAGATCGGCCAGGCGGCCTATGCCGCTTCCAAGGGGGCCATCGCCAGCCTCACCCTGCCGGCCGCCCGTGAACTGGCGCGCTTCGGCATTCGGGTGATGACCATCGCCCCCGGCATTTTCGAAACCCCCATGATGGCTGGCATGACCGAGGAAGTACGTGCCTCGCTGTCCGCCGGGGTGCCGTTCCCGCCACGCCTGGGCCGCCCGCAGGAATACGCGGCGCTGGCCCGCCACATCATCGAGAACAGCATGCTCAACGGCGAGGTGATCCGCCTCGACGGCGCGCTGCGCATGGCTGCCAAGTAA
- a CDS encoding AMP-binding protein, producing MRDYAEAARSFDHARAAAAALHGNLEALNACVECCDRHTGSGKPALVWEDRDGRSGRYTFDQLQAMAARFANVLKAQGVEAGDRVAGLMPRTPELLVTILATWRLGAVYQPLFTAFGPKAIEHRLEQSHAKVVVTDRMNRPKLGEVVVCPTIVTVDATEGLDFHQVLSAADSVCAPVMRRGDDPFLLMFTSGTTGPAKPLEVPLRAIVAFQGYMRDAIDLRPEDNFWNLADPGWAYGLYYAVTGPLSLGHATTFYDGPFSVESCARVIDKLGITNLAGSPTAYRLLIAAGSAFSTPIKGRLRVVSSAGEPLNPEVIRWFADELGVTIHDHYGQTELGMVLCNHHALLHPVHLGSAGFAIPGHRIVVVDEQGCELPAGQPGILAVDREQSPLCWFAGYHGLPTKAFVGKYYLSGDTVELNQDGSISFVGRSDDVITTSGYRVGPFDVESALIEHPAVIEAAVIGKPDPERTELIKAFVVLAGGYQGSVELEEALRQHVRQRLYAHAYPREIEFVGELPKTPSGKLQRFILRNQEIARQQAAQPIAAGA from the coding sequence ATGCGTGATTACGCCGAGGCCGCCCGTTCGTTCGACCATGCCCGGGCCGCCGCCGCGGCGCTGCATGGCAACCTCGAGGCCCTCAATGCCTGTGTCGAATGCTGCGACCGCCACACCGGCAGCGGCAAGCCGGCCCTGGTCTGGGAAGACCGCGATGGCCGTAGCGGGCGCTACACGTTCGACCAGTTGCAAGCCATGGCCGCACGTTTTGCCAACGTGCTCAAGGCCCAGGGCGTCGAGGCCGGCGACCGGGTCGCCGGGCTGATGCCGCGCACCCCCGAACTGCTGGTGACGATCCTTGCCACCTGGCGTTTGGGCGCGGTCTACCAGCCGCTGTTCACCGCCTTCGGGCCCAAGGCCATCGAGCACCGCCTCGAACAGTCCCATGCCAAGGTTGTGGTCACCGACCGTATGAACCGGCCCAAGCTCGGCGAGGTGGTGGTCTGCCCGACCATCGTGACCGTCGACGCCACCGAAGGGCTCGACTTCCACCAGGTATTGAGTGCTGCGGACAGTGTCTGCGCGCCGGTCATGCGCCGTGGCGACGATCCCTTCTTGTTGATGTTCACCTCCGGCACCACCGGGCCGGCCAAACCGCTGGAAGTGCCACTGCGCGCCATCGTCGCATTCCAGGGCTACATGCGTGACGCCATCGACCTGCGCCCGGAGGACAACTTCTGGAACCTGGCCGACCCGGGCTGGGCCTATGGCCTCTACTACGCGGTCACCGGGCCGTTATCCCTGGGTCATGCCACCACCTTCTACGACGGCCCTTTCAGTGTCGAAAGTTGCGCGCGGGTCATCGACAAGTTGGGCATCACCAACCTGGCGGGTTCGCCGACCGCCTATCGCCTGCTCATTGCCGCGGGGAGCGCATTCTCGACGCCGATCAAGGGCCGACTGCGAGTGGTCAGCAGTGCCGGCGAACCGCTCAACCCCGAAGTGATCCGCTGGTTCGCCGACGAGCTCGGGGTCACCATCCATGACCATTACGGCCAGACCGAACTGGGCATGGTGCTGTGCAACCACCATGCGCTGTTGCACCCGGTACACCTGGGTTCGGCCGGCTTCGCCATCCCCGGCCACCGCATCGTGGTGGTGGACGAACAGGGCTGCGAACTACCCGCCGGGCAGCCCGGCATCCTCGCGGTGGACCGCGAGCAGTCGCCGCTGTGCTGGTTCGCCGGCTACCACGGGCTGCCGACCAAGGCCTTCGTCGGCAAGTACTACCTCTCTGGCGATACCGTCGAGCTCAACCAGGATGGCAGCATCAGCTTCGTCGGCCGCAGCGACGATGTCATTACCACCTCAGGCTACCGAGTCGGCCCGTTCGACGTGGAGAGCGCACTGATCGAGCACCCGGCGGTGATCGAAGCGGCGGTGATTGGCAAACCGGACCCAGAGCGCACCGAGCTGATCAAGGCCTTCGTGGTATTGGCCGGTGGTTACCAAGGCAGCGTCGAGCTTGAAGAGGCTTTGCGCCAGCATGTGCGCCAGCGTCTTTACGCCCACGCCTACCCACGTGAAATCGAATTCGTCGGCGAGCTGCCCAAGACCCCGAGCGGCAAGCTGCAACGCTTCATCCTGCGCAACCAGGAAATCGCCCGACAACAAGCCGCGCAGCCGATCGCTGCGGGCGCCTGA